The Chitinophaga flava genome has a segment encoding these proteins:
- a CDS encoding PepSY-associated TM helix domain-containing protein — MKQYWHQKLFSIHRVTGLIAGLMLLFVSITGSLLVFSEEIDEAFHHETWHLTPGPQRKPLFELLDNAGKSLRGGTPYLFFSRLPQTPEEPAIVRAEYGPDFKVYLFLNPYTGEVIHQHTNTGYFSGFLVYLHFSLLSGKTGAKIMLVTGILLFISLLTGCWVYRKSVFKVLAFRVKPEWNSPTRRWRNLHRIVGVWALLFNLLIAFTGFMMELKVLDNRKSTSISDTGAPILPIDYETLLTKAADQIPGFEAMGIRPPKKAGDPIRILGHAHEAAIWGRYSSSVHFDLNGNVKKTVNFSHAPLGDKFNAAMAPLHFGNYGGIPVKILYSLLGLTPGILSISGILIWYRRKYMIKKHQH; from the coding sequence TTGAAACAATACTGGCATCAAAAGCTTTTTAGCATACACCGTGTCACCGGTCTCATCGCAGGCCTGATGCTGTTATTTGTAAGCATCACAGGCAGTCTGCTTGTCTTTAGCGAAGAAATAGATGAAGCCTTCCACCATGAAACCTGGCACCTTACTCCCGGTCCACAGCGGAAGCCATTGTTTGAACTGCTGGACAATGCCGGCAAATCGCTCCGCGGCGGAACACCCTATCTATTTTTCTCACGGTTGCCACAAACACCGGAAGAACCTGCCATCGTAAGGGCTGAATATGGCCCCGATTTTAAAGTATACCTCTTCCTCAACCCATATACCGGAGAGGTCATCCATCAACATACCAATACCGGCTATTTTTCCGGCTTTCTGGTTTACCTGCACTTCTCCCTGCTCAGTGGTAAAACAGGTGCCAAAATCATGCTGGTGACCGGTATTCTGCTATTTATCTCCCTGCTCACTGGCTGCTGGGTATACCGCAAATCAGTATTTAAAGTGCTTGCATTCCGCGTAAAACCGGAATGGAACAGCCCAACCCGGCGCTGGCGCAACCTCCACCGTATTGTAGGCGTATGGGCCCTTTTGTTCAACCTCCTGATCGCCTTTACCGGTTTTATGATGGAACTCAAAGTCCTCGACAACCGGAAAAGTACCAGCATTTCAGACACCGGAGCTCCCATACTACCCATCGATTACGAAACACTGCTGACCAAAGCCGCTGATCAGATACCAGGCTTTGAAGCAATGGGTATCCGTCCGCCCAAAAAGGCCGGCGACCCAATACGAATACTTGGCCATGCCCACGAAGCCGCCATATGGGGCCGCTACAGCTCATCCGTACACTTCGACCTTAACGGCAACGTGAAAAAAACAGTCAATTTCAGCCATGCACCCCTTGGAGACAAATTCAACGCTGCCATGGCCCCGCTCCATTTCGGCAACTACGGCGGCATCCCTGTTAAAATCCTCTACTCCCTGTTAGGCTTGACACCCGGCATCCTTTCCATATCCGGTATCCTGATATGGTACCGCCGGAAATACATGATTAAAAAACATCAGCATTGA
- a CDS encoding DUF4412 domain-containing protein codes for MVACFTSTDQLTNTPHTMSYRLFLTFFLLWLTSPILAQRTISDAKIIYKMDLPPEQLQTDAMLEGSTLTQYMRGQLSRIDMDFNVVKYTYLINTKDETLTTLIDQHGTKYMIRAKKDQYEKELKQYENVQFKDQPETRQIAGYTCRKTIGTLPDGNTFEVYYTPDLVPENRHYNRRFVNLKGIPLEFEILTKTGSKMRVIATKVELFPIPASYFDVPKTGYKVVSAEELKNM; via the coding sequence ATGGTAGCCTGTTTTACCAGCACCGATCAACTAACCAACACACCACATACTATGTCATACCGGTTGTTTTTAACTTTTTTCCTTTTATGGCTGACCAGCCCTATACTGGCACAGCGAACTATTTCTGACGCGAAAATCATTTACAAGATGGACCTGCCGCCTGAGCAGCTGCAAACAGATGCCATGCTGGAGGGAAGTACCCTGACCCAGTATATGCGCGGGCAGCTCAGCAGGATAGACATGGATTTTAATGTTGTTAAGTATACCTACCTGATCAATACTAAAGATGAAACGCTGACTACGCTGATCGATCAGCATGGTACCAAGTATATGATCCGGGCCAAAAAAGATCAATACGAGAAAGAGCTGAAGCAATACGAGAACGTTCAGTTTAAAGACCAGCCTGAAACGCGGCAGATTGCGGGTTATACCTGCAGGAAGACTATTGGTACCCTGCCGGACGGGAATACTTTTGAGGTTTATTACACACCGGACCTTGTGCCGGAAAACAGGCATTATAACCGCCGTTTTGTAAATCTGAAGGGTATACCCCTGGAGTTTGAGATACTGACGAAAACGGGCTCTAAAATGCGTGTAATCGCTACCAAGGTAGAGCTGTTCCCTATTCCTGCTTCTTATTTTGATGTTCCCAAGACTGGTTATAAAGTAGTGAGTGCGGAGGAGTTGAAAAACATGTAA
- a CDS encoding phosphosulfolactate synthase: MNFNLTQIPERTKKPRNHGLTMVMDKGLSLEEARNFLSAAGPHVDILKLGFGTAFVTPNLRAKIELYQSANIPVYFGGTLFEAFLIRNQFDEYVKLIKDYGINYMEVSDGSITIPHAEKCGYIEKLSKVGLVLSEVGSKDAEHIIPPYKWIELMRAELNAGSSYVIAEARESGNVGIYRGTGEVREGLVQEILTQIPAEKIIWEAPQKAQQLYFLELVGCNANLGNLAPHEVISLEAMRVGLRGDTFHLFLDKE; the protein is encoded by the coding sequence ATGAATTTTAATCTGACACAGATCCCGGAAAGGACAAAGAAACCCCGCAATCATGGTCTTACCATGGTGATGGACAAGGGGCTTAGTTTGGAAGAAGCAAGAAATTTTTTATCGGCGGCGGGACCCCATGTGGATATCCTGAAACTGGGTTTTGGTACTGCTTTTGTCACGCCCAACCTCCGAGCGAAAATTGAGCTTTACCAGTCGGCCAACATCCCGGTATATTTTGGCGGTACTTTGTTTGAAGCTTTTCTGATCCGTAATCAGTTTGATGAGTATGTGAAACTGATAAAAGATTATGGTATCAACTACATGGAAGTGTCTGATGGCTCTATCACCATCCCGCACGCAGAAAAATGCGGGTACATCGAAAAACTGTCCAAAGTAGGCCTGGTCCTGAGCGAAGTAGGTTCCAAAGATGCAGAACATATTATTCCTCCCTATAAATGGATCGAATTAATGAGAGCAGAGCTGAATGCCGGCTCCTCCTATGTGATTGCAGAAGCCCGCGAAAGCGGTAACGTAGGTATCTATCGCGGTACCGGTGAAGTGCGCGAAGGCCTGGTACAGGAAATCCTCACCCAGATCCCCGCCGAAAAAATTATCTGGGAAGCACCACAAAAAGCACAACAGCTGTACTTCCTGGAACTGGTAGGCTGCAACGCCAACCTCGGTAACCTCGCTCCACATGAGGTGATCTCCCTGGAAGCTATGCGCGTAGGGCTGAGAGGTGATACTTTCCACCTGTTTCTCGACAAAGAATAA
- a CDS encoding TonB-dependent receptor: MKQYLGILALLITLQANAQKLTGTIRDTAQTAVPMLRVYLSGTQKHALSGPDGSFTINNIKPGQYTLIVTGIGYTTLEQPVTISDSVTALALTIRSSDVGLNEVVVTASRNKETLGTVPSSITIISGKQLREQSAITTDINQLLSMNVPGLTLGSNTSTNKGQTLRGRGMLIMIDGVPQSTPLRNGDKDMRSIDVSVIERVEVIKGSTAIYGNGADGGIINFITIKANPEKRFSGSTDIGTSGSLTHAANSLGARVTQQFSGKINRFDYVVSGTYEQTGVNKDAKGQVIAPFQSLSQNENVNLFAKLGYDFNANNRLEVMYNYYRTMQNSTYVDSGGKFGQSPIVGVVGTNPGDKQGTPYNHNAWLNYTSKNLVGNTSLNVNLYYQDFYTVFEYSDFYAPPGNSAITSKKMGARVNLNTPFNFHPNLHGDVTWGVDILNDKTAQPLTDGRPFVPEMNMKNLAPYAQLKTYLFKDFLVKAGVRYENIRLDIPDYTTIKFGNYAGGVLVKGGNLPYEALVFNAGLRYTRFPAFNPFVSYSQSFSLYDLGRTLRLAKAVSNGTTSIGTIETKAIITDNYEAGFNSNIGRFNASGSYFISTSNLGTSLKDVNGVAVPERAPERVEGFELTAGYQILPNLSASAAYTHVEGKKEVNGVKTWLPTTRITPDKMTVNVNYSPLKQWDLGVYYIYSGVRKHFDPNPATKDYDLGSGLVSDFYLVNLYTGYRFNKAASIRLGVDNLLNADYYPVMSQARVRTDSYIKGNGARFNLGFRYAF; this comes from the coding sequence ATGAAACAATACCTGGGCATTCTGGCACTACTGATTACTTTACAGGCAAATGCACAAAAACTTACCGGCACCATCCGCGACACCGCACAAACAGCGGTGCCCATGTTGCGCGTCTATCTTTCCGGCACTCAGAAACACGCTCTTTCAGGACCTGACGGCTCTTTTACCATCAACAATATAAAACCCGGTCAGTATACCCTTATCGTTACTGGCATAGGTTACACCACCCTGGAACAACCTGTTACCATCTCCGACAGCGTTACCGCGCTGGCTCTCACCATCAGATCTTCCGATGTAGGATTAAATGAGGTGGTAGTCACCGCCAGCCGTAACAAGGAAACACTGGGCACAGTACCTTCCTCTATCACCATCATCAGCGGCAAACAACTGCGTGAACAAAGTGCCATCACCACCGACATCAATCAGCTCCTCAGCATGAATGTGCCGGGCCTCACATTAGGCTCCAACACCTCCACCAACAAAGGACAAACCCTCCGCGGCCGTGGTATGCTGATCATGATTGATGGAGTTCCGCAATCCACGCCCCTGCGCAATGGTGACAAAGACATGCGCAGCATTGATGTGTCTGTAATCGAAAGAGTGGAAGTCATCAAAGGCTCTACCGCCATCTATGGCAACGGCGCTGATGGTGGCATCATTAATTTCATCACCATCAAAGCCAATCCCGAAAAGCGTTTCAGCGGCAGTACCGACATCGGCACCAGCGGTTCCCTCACACATGCAGCCAATAGTCTGGGTGCACGCGTGACTCAGCAGTTTTCTGGTAAGATCAACCGTTTTGATTATGTAGTCAGTGGTACCTACGAACAAACCGGGGTCAACAAAGACGCCAAAGGCCAGGTAATCGCTCCTTTTCAGTCACTCAGCCAGAATGAAAACGTTAACCTCTTCGCCAAACTGGGTTACGATTTCAACGCCAACAACCGGCTGGAGGTAATGTACAACTACTACCGTACCATGCAGAACAGCACCTACGTGGATTCCGGTGGAAAATTCGGACAAAGTCCCATTGTTGGTGTAGTGGGTACCAATCCCGGCGATAAACAGGGCACGCCCTACAACCATAACGCCTGGCTGAACTATACCAGCAAAAATCTGGTTGGGAATACCTCCCTCAACGTAAACCTGTACTACCAGGACTTCTATACGGTATTCGAATATTCTGATTTTTACGCTCCACCCGGTAACTCTGCCATCACTTCCAAAAAAATGGGTGCCCGCGTAAATCTCAATACTCCATTTAATTTCCATCCCAATCTGCATGGTGATGTTACCTGGGGTGTAGATATTCTCAATGATAAAACAGCCCAGCCATTAACCGATGGTAGGCCTTTTGTACCGGAAATGAACATGAAAAATCTGGCGCCTTATGCACAGCTGAAGACTTATCTGTTCAAGGACTTTCTGGTAAAAGCCGGTGTACGCTACGAAAATATCCGCCTCGATATTCCTGACTATACCACCATCAAGTTCGGTAACTATGCCGGCGGCGTGTTGGTAAAAGGCGGCAATCTACCTTATGAGGCGCTGGTATTCAATGCAGGCCTGCGTTATACCCGTTTCCCTGCGTTTAATCCTTTTGTCAGCTATTCCCAGAGCTTCTCCCTGTATGATCTGGGTCGTACGCTGCGACTGGCCAAGGCCGTGAGCAATGGCACCACCAGCATCGGCACCATTGAAACCAAAGCCATCATCACCGATAACTACGAAGCCGGTTTTAATAGCAACATCGGCCGGTTTAATGCTTCCGGCTCTTATTTTATCAGCACCTCCAACCTAGGTACCAGCCTGAAAGACGTGAATGGCGTGGCCGTTCCGGAGCGTGCCCCTGAACGGGTAGAAGGCTTCGAACTCACAGCTGGTTATCAAATACTACCCAACCTCTCTGCCAGCGCTGCTTATACTCATGTAGAAGGTAAAAAGGAAGTAAACGGTGTTAAAACATGGCTGCCTACCACCCGTATTACTCCGGATAAGATGACCGTAAATGTGAACTATTCTCCTTTGAAACAGTGGGACCTGGGCGTGTATTATATCTATTCCGGCGTACGCAAACACTTCGACCCCAATCCGGCCACCAAAGATTATGATCTGGGTAGTGGACTGGTGAGCGATTTTTATCTGGTAAACCTGTATACCGGCTACCGTTTCAACAAAGCAGCCTCAATACGGCTGGGGGTTGACAATCTGCTGAATGCGGATTATTACCCGGTGATGTCACAAGCCAGAGTAAGAACAGATTCCTATATCAAAGGCAACGGTGCGAGGTTTAACCTGGGTTTCCGTTATGCATTCTGA
- a CDS encoding shikimate dehydrogenase family protein, translating into MKTYGLIGYPLSHSFSKGFFTKKFEAENITGHQYETFPIPAITEFPGLLAQHPDLCGLNVTIPYKEQVIPYLDELSDAAARIGAVNCIRFKDGRKKGFNTDVIGFRNSLQPLLQPYHNRALVLGTGGAAKAVMYALQELNIPYTVVSRNAGDDTIAYSSLNEQMMETHTVIINTTPLGMYPNIHECPDIPYQYISSHHLLYDLVYNPPETMFLQKGLAQGAVTKNGHEMLILQAEASWDIWNEQ; encoded by the coding sequence ATGAAAACATATGGCCTCATTGGTTATCCGCTCAGCCACTCTTTTTCCAAAGGATTTTTTACCAAAAAATTTGAAGCTGAAAATATAACCGGGCATCAGTACGAAACGTTTCCCATCCCCGCCATCACTGAGTTTCCGGGCTTACTGGCACAACATCCGGACCTCTGCGGTCTTAATGTGACCATTCCCTATAAAGAACAAGTCATTCCTTATCTGGATGAATTAAGTGATGCTGCTGCCCGCATTGGTGCAGTCAACTGTATCCGTTTTAAAGATGGCAGAAAAAAGGGGTTTAATACCGATGTGATAGGCTTCCGTAACTCGCTGCAGCCATTGTTGCAACCCTATCACAACCGGGCACTGGTGCTGGGAACTGGCGGTGCTGCCAAAGCAGTTATGTATGCCCTCCAGGAGCTGAATATACCTTACACCGTAGTGAGTCGCAATGCCGGCGATGATACCATCGCCTACAGTTCACTAAACGAGCAGATGATGGAAACACATACGGTGATCATTAATACGACCCCACTGGGCATGTATCCCAATATCCATGAGTGTCCGGATATACCTTATCAATACATCAGTTCACATCATCTGCTGTACGATCTGGTATACAATCCACCCGAAACAATGTTCCTGCAAAAAGGCCTGGCACAAGGGGCTGTTACCAAAAACGGCCATGAGATGCTGATCCTGCAGGCAGAAGCTTCCTGGGACATATGGAATGAGCAGTAA
- a CDS encoding aminotransferase class I/II-fold pyridoxal phosphate-dependent enzyme, which produces MDIFEKLLKHMGPIGEHSDRAHGYFAFPKLEGEIGPRMKFRGNEKIVWSLNNYLGLANHPEVRATDAKAAADFGLASPMGARMMSGNTTYHEQLERELSDYMGKEDTTLLNYGYQGIMSAIDAICGRRDVIVYDAECHASILDGLRLHPGKRYVFKHNDIEDCEKQLRRATDLANAQGGGILVVTEGVFGMAGDQGKLKEIAALKDKFEFRLLVDDAHGFGTMGKTGAGTGEEQGVQDKIDLLFNTFAKSGASIGAFISGEKAIINYLRYNMRSQIFAKSIPLPIVIGHLKRVELMRKNPAMKAKLWDNVTKLQNGLKSRGFNIGRTNSPVTPIYLQGDIPEATAMCLDLRENYNIFCSIVVYPVIPKGQIIYRLIPTAAHTDEDIELTLKAFSETKAKLDEKVYQVAEIPMV; this is translated from the coding sequence ATGGATATTTTCGAGAAACTGCTGAAACACATGGGTCCCATTGGGGAGCATTCAGACAGAGCCCATGGCTATTTCGCATTTCCTAAACTGGAAGGAGAAATAGGTCCCCGCATGAAATTCCGGGGCAATGAAAAAATAGTTTGGAGCCTCAACAACTACCTGGGGCTGGCGAATCATCCGGAAGTAAGGGCTACAGATGCGAAAGCAGCTGCCGATTTCGGCCTGGCTTCTCCGATGGGCGCCCGCATGATGAGCGGTAACACTACCTATCACGAGCAGCTGGAAAGAGAGCTTTCCGACTACATGGGCAAAGAAGATACCACCTTGCTGAACTACGGCTACCAGGGCATTATGAGTGCCATCGACGCCATTTGCGGACGCAGGGACGTTATTGTATACGATGCAGAATGCCACGCCAGTATCCTGGATGGTTTGCGTCTGCACCCCGGTAAACGTTATGTGTTTAAACACAACGATATCGAAGACTGTGAAAAACAGCTGAGACGTGCAACCGACCTGGCTAATGCTCAGGGTGGTGGTATCCTCGTAGTGACTGAAGGTGTTTTCGGTATGGCCGGTGATCAGGGTAAACTGAAAGAAATCGCTGCCTTAAAGGATAAATTTGAATTCCGCCTGCTGGTAGACGACGCTCACGGCTTCGGTACCATGGGTAAAACCGGTGCCGGTACCGGCGAAGAACAAGGCGTACAGGACAAAATCGACCTCCTGTTCAATACCTTCGCTAAATCCGGTGCTTCTATCGGCGCTTTCATCAGCGGCGAAAAAGCTATCATCAACTACCTGCGCTATAACATGCGCTCCCAGATCTTCGCTAAATCCATTCCGCTGCCTATCGTTATCGGCCACCTGAAAAGAGTAGAGCTGATGCGTAAAAATCCGGCAATGAAAGCGAAACTGTGGGATAATGTGACTAAACTGCAGAACGGCCTGAAAAGCCGCGGATTCAATATCGGCCGGACCAACTCCCCCGTTACTCCGATCTACCTGCAGGGTGATATTCCGGAAGCGACCGCTATGTGCCTCGACCTCCGCGAAAACTACAACATCTTCTGCTCTATCGTGGTATATCCCGTTATTCCTAAAGGACAGATCATCTACCGCCTCATCCCGACTGCTGCTCACACAGACGAAGATATCGAACTGACACTGAAAGCTTTCAGCGAAACAAAAGCCAAGCTTGATGAGAAAGTTTACCAGGTGGCTGAAATCCCAATGGTATAA
- a CDS encoding tetratricopeptide repeat protein codes for MSKDFSFLNEDFDDLRDLLQQFENLRAGKSHSFLDEDSFEQIIDYYDEQDEVPIALQAAEIAIAQFPFSSALLLKKANLLIETKKYKEALQLLDKAALLDRNDINLYILQTDVYLALNQHEKAAAVLNEQIDQFEGEDKTELLLELADVYDDWEEFEKVFDCLKMALEHEPGNEEALHKICFWTEFTGRNEESIRLHNYIIDEDPYNHLAWFNLGTAFQGLKLYEKAIDAYQYAVAIDEKFDYAYRNMGDAYIRLRKYADAIEVLQKHLEIAKPEDVIYEAIGHCYEKQRKYTQARYYYRKASHLSPNDDKLYYKIAAAYMMEENWENAIKSLLNALKINKQSAEYNMSIGECYLEMGQEKEALLHFVNAVRIRPKSMQPWLQLVKGLYIFGFLEEALDQLANAEEKAGRKPVFQYYRAAVLIAMGKTKEGLLHLETALQQAPKILKKLVELDPAILQHVSVVDLVAQYRRKR; via the coding sequence ATGAGTAAAGATTTTTCTTTTTTAAACGAGGATTTTGATGATCTGAGAGACTTGTTGCAGCAGTTTGAAAATCTGAGGGCGGGTAAATCTCACTCTTTTCTGGACGAGGACTCCTTTGAGCAGATCATAGACTATTATGACGAGCAGGACGAAGTGCCAATTGCTTTGCAAGCCGCCGAAATAGCCATCGCACAGTTTCCCTTTTCTTCTGCACTCCTTCTCAAAAAGGCCAACTTACTGATAGAAACCAAAAAGTATAAAGAAGCCTTACAGTTACTGGACAAAGCCGCCTTGCTGGACCGCAACGATATCAACCTGTATATCCTGCAGACAGACGTGTATCTGGCATTGAACCAGCATGAAAAGGCCGCGGCGGTTTTGAATGAGCAGATTGACCAGTTTGAGGGAGAAGACAAGACAGAGCTGTTACTGGAACTGGCGGATGTGTACGATGACTGGGAGGAATTTGAAAAGGTGTTTGATTGTCTGAAGATGGCGCTCGAACATGAGCCCGGCAACGAGGAGGCTTTGCATAAGATCTGCTTCTGGACGGAATTTACCGGCCGCAATGAAGAAAGTATCCGCTTGCACAACTATATCATCGATGAAGACCCCTATAATCATCTGGCCTGGTTCAACCTGGGCACAGCTTTCCAGGGCCTTAAACTGTACGAAAAAGCGATAGACGCTTACCAGTACGCGGTGGCCATTGACGAGAAATTCGACTATGCATACCGCAATATGGGAGATGCCTACATTCGCCTGCGTAAGTATGCAGACGCGATTGAAGTGCTGCAGAAGCATCTGGAGATTGCCAAGCCGGAAGATGTGATTTACGAGGCCATTGGCCACTGTTATGAGAAACAGCGTAAATACACACAGGCGCGGTACTATTATCGCAAGGCATCCCATCTGAGCCCCAACGATGACAAGCTGTATTACAAGATAGCAGCAGCTTACATGATGGAGGAAAATTGGGAGAATGCTATCAAATCGCTGCTTAATGCATTGAAAATTAACAAACAGAGTGCAGAATATAACATGAGCATCGGCGAATGTTATCTGGAAATGGGCCAGGAAAAGGAAGCGCTGTTACATTTTGTGAATGCAGTGCGTATCCGTCCGAAAAGTATGCAACCCTGGCTGCAGTTGGTAAAAGGGCTGTATATTTTTGGTTTTCTGGAAGAAGCCCTGGACCAGCTGGCCAATGCCGAAGAAAAAGCCGGCCGCAAACCGGTGTTTCAATATTACCGCGCCGCTGTCCTCATTGCCATGGGGAAAACAAAAGAAGGGCTTCTGCATCTGGAAACCGCCCTGCAACAGGCTCCCAAGATCCTGAAAAAACTGGTGGAGCTGGACCCGGCCATCCTGCAGCATGTGAGTGTAGTAGACCTGGTTGCTCAATACCGCCGGAAACGTTAA
- the pafA gene encoding alkaline phosphatase PafA, with translation MKRTTLLSLALFMTAPAVWAQKATSPKPINHQASAQNTKTTTNKPKLVVGVVVDQMRWDYLYRYGSRYTAGGFKRLLQDGFSCENTLINYTPTITACGHTCVYTGSVPAIHGIIGNTWYSNEIGRTMYCAEDTTMNTVGSTSAAGKMSPRNMLVTTIGDELRLSNHFQSKVVGVAIKDRGAILPAGHSANAAFWYDGSTGNWVTSTYYMNELPEWAQQYNQQKWPKQYLAKPWTTLYPVATYTLSTEDEKPYEGKYKNSTTGTSFPHDLSAAANGSIAASPFGNTMTLEFAKKAMEAYNMGKGEVTDFLAVSLSSTDYVGHQFGPNSIEAEDTYLRLDQDLGAFFQYLDAKVGKGQYLFFITADHGVAHVPGFLQENKLPGGTWDDRAAVKELNEKIDAKFGVSAIKAVDNYQIWLNNDAIAASGKNRNDIQEFIIAELLKSPAIAKAFPTKDLMVTVLPEPIRTMMSNGYNTKRSGDIQIVLTPAYIDGGKTGTTHGLWYPYDAHIPLVWMGWGVKPGKTNRTVGMTDIAPTLAAMLHIQMPSGNVGQVIHEITH, from the coding sequence ATGAAAAGGACCACCCTTCTTTCCCTGGCGCTGTTTATGACTGCACCGGCTGTTTGGGCACAGAAAGCGACTTCTCCCAAACCCATCAATCATCAGGCATCAGCCCAGAACACCAAAACAACAACGAACAAACCAAAACTAGTAGTCGGCGTAGTAGTAGACCAGATGCGTTGGGATTATCTCTATCGCTATGGTAGCAGATACACCGCCGGAGGTTTTAAAAGACTGTTGCAGGATGGGTTTTCCTGCGAAAACACCCTGATCAACTATACACCTACCATCACCGCATGTGGCCATACCTGTGTGTATACCGGTTCGGTACCGGCTATCCATGGCATCATTGGCAACACCTGGTACAGCAATGAAATAGGCCGTACCATGTATTGCGCGGAAGATACTACTATGAACACTGTAGGTAGCACCTCTGCCGCTGGCAAAATGAGTCCGCGTAACATGCTGGTGACCACCATTGGTGATGAACTGCGCCTGTCCAACCATTTCCAGAGCAAGGTAGTAGGCGTAGCTATCAAAGACCGTGGCGCCATTCTGCCTGCCGGCCATAGCGCCAATGCCGCCTTCTGGTACGATGGCAGCACCGGCAACTGGGTTACCAGCACCTACTATATGAACGAACTGCCGGAATGGGCACAACAATACAATCAGCAGAAATGGCCCAAACAATATCTGGCCAAACCCTGGACTACCCTGTATCCTGTTGCTACCTATACCCTCAGTACAGAAGATGAAAAACCATACGAAGGAAAATATAAAAACAGCACTACCGGCACTTCTTTCCCGCATGACCTGAGTGCCGCAGCCAATGGTTCCATTGCTGCTTCTCCATTTGGAAACACGATGACGCTGGAATTCGCCAAAAAGGCGATGGAAGCTTATAACATGGGTAAAGGAGAAGTGACCGATTTTCTCGCTGTCAGCCTGTCTTCCACCGACTATGTAGGACATCAGTTCGGGCCTAATTCCATCGAAGCAGAAGATACCTATCTGCGTCTGGACCAGGATCTGGGAGCTTTCTTCCAGTACCTCGATGCCAAAGTAGGCAAAGGTCAGTACCTGTTTTTCATCACCGCCGATCATGGCGTGGCACATGTGCCTGGCTTCCTGCAGGAAAACAAACTGCCTGGCGGAACCTGGGACGACCGTGCTGCTGTGAAAGAACTGAATGAAAAAATAGACGCCAAATTTGGAGTAAGCGCGATCAAAGCCGTGGATAACTATCAGATATGGCTCAATAACGATGCTATCGCTGCTTCTGGCAAAAACCGCAACGATATCCAGGAGTTTATCATTGCAGAGCTGCTGAAATCACCTGCTATCGCCAAGGCTTTCCCAACCAAAGACCTGATGGTGACAGTATTACCGGAGCCTATCCGCACTATGATGAGCAACGGTTATAACACCAAACGCAGCGGCGATATTCAGATCGTATTGACCCCTGCTTATATCGATGGCGGTAAAACCGGAACCACCCATGGTTTGTGGTATCCTTATGATGCGCATATTCCGCTGGTATGGATGGGCTGGGGTGTTAAGCCCGGCAAAACCAACCGTACAGTGGGTATGACGGATATTGCTCCTACACTGGCGGCGATGTTGCATATACAGATGCCAAGTGGCAACGTTGGCCAGGTAATTCATGAGATTACTCATTAA
- a CDS encoding enoyl-CoA hydratase/isomerase family protein gives MKFFLLQYEVAFRIATITLNRPDKRNALNGAMVAELRQAFAAAAADEDVKVIVLKGNGEAFCAGADLDYLQQLQQNTYEENLADSKELMQLFKEIYQLDKVVIAQVEGHAVAGGCGLVTVCDLSYVVPEAMLGYTEVKIGFVPALVAVFLVRKIGEGRARELLLTGRLVTAEKAARDGLITAVVPAAEITAHVAKVATSLCNEASGNSLKVTKKLIGTVLDLPMKNGLEHAAELNAATRGHEDCKRGIAAFLNKEKLVW, from the coding sequence ATGAAGTTTTTCCTGCTGCAATATGAAGTAGCTTTCCGGATAGCCACCATTACCCTCAACCGGCCGGACAAGCGGAATGCGCTCAATGGAGCGATGGTGGCGGAGCTGAGGCAGGCCTTTGCTGCTGCCGCAGCGGATGAAGATGTAAAAGTGATTGTATTAAAAGGGAATGGCGAGGCTTTCTGTGCCGGGGCCGACCTGGATTACCTGCAGCAACTGCAGCAGAATACCTATGAAGAAAACCTGGCCGACTCCAAAGAGCTGATGCAGCTTTTTAAGGAGATCTACCAGCTCGATAAAGTTGTGATCGCACAGGTGGAAGGTCATGCAGTGGCGGGTGGTTGTGGCCTGGTAACGGTTTGCGACCTTAGTTATGTGGTACCGGAGGCAATGCTGGGTTATACTGAGGTGAAGATTGGTTTTGTACCGGCACTGGTAGCGGTGTTTCTGGTACGGAAGATAGGAGAGGGCAGGGCCCGGGAACTACTGCTGACGGGCAGGCTGGTAACAGCTGAAAAAGCGGCCCGTGATGGTTTGATCACGGCTGTAGTACCTGCTGCTGAAATAACGGCACATGTGGCTAAAGTAGCCACCAGCCTATGTAATGAAGCATCCGGCAATTCTCTGAAAGTGACAAAAAAATTGATTGGCACGGTGTTGGACCTACCTATGAAAAACGGACTGGAGCATGCAGCTGAACTGAATGCAGCCACCCGAGGACATGAAGACTGTAAACGTGGGATAGCTGCGTTTCTGAATAAAGAAAAGCTAGTATGGTAG